The Chloroflexota bacterium sequence CTTGCGAGTATAACGGCGGCAGGATACCGCAGGCGGCGCGAGGCCGTCAAGGGGGGATTCCCTCGGTTCGGGCCAGGGAGGAACGCCGATTCCCGTCAGCTTTCCGAAGGAAAGCGCGAGGCGCCGACGCGGTTAGCGGGGCAGGCCCAGGCCGCGGGTGGCAATGACGTTGCGCTGGATCTCCGAGGTGCCGCCGGTGATGGTGCCGACGGGGTTGCCGCGGTAGGCCTTCTCCAGCTCGCCGTCCAGGGGGGCGAGGTCGCTTTCCTTTCGGAGCTGGCCATAGAGGCCGAACATCTGGACGCCCAAGCGAGCGACGCGCTGGTTGTACTCGCGGAGGAAGAGCTTGAGGATGGAGGCTTCGATATTCGGCACGACGCCTTTGCCCTGCATCCAAGCGGTGCGAAAGGAGAGGCCACGAACGGCCTGGGCCTCGATGACAAGGGTCGCGAGGCGGTGGAGGAGGAGGGGGTCGTCCGCGGGGCGGCGGCCGGAAGGGCCGGGCTGGTGGGCGAGGGCGATCATCTTCTCCAGGCGGTGAAGGGTCTTGCTGATGGGGAAGAAGCGCTCGAGGTCTATGGCGGCGGCGAGGTAGTACCAGCCTTTGTTGGGCTCGCCGAGGAGGTGGCGCTTGGAGACGCGGACGTTATCGTAGAAGACGATGTTGGTGCGCTCGCCGCTGAGGGTGTAGATGCCCTGGGCGGTGATGCCCGGACTCTTGGCGTCCACCATGAAGAGGGAGACGCCCTTGTGCTTGGGGGCTTGGAAGTCCGTTCGCGCGGCGAGCCAAACATAGTCCACGACGTGGGTTTCGCTGTTGAAGATCTTCTGGCCGTTGAGCACATAATCGTCGCCGTCTTCCTTGGCGGCGAGCTTGAGGGAGGCGAGATCGGAGCCGGCCTCCGGCTCGGTGTAGCCGAGGCC is a genomic window containing:
- a CDS encoding acyl-CoA dehydrogenase; protein product: MPISIPSASARGLWTWWPSMGKLLEYPVAPELRDFQAEVRAFIGEHLDEATRKERTSGEVGTGLGPLGRRFLKKMGDKGWMGLTWPKEYGGLGKSFMHRFILSEEMDYADAPSPGFGASVVGPCIMLFGTEWQKKEFLPKIAKGEIFFGLGYTEPEAGSDLASLKLAAKEDGDDYVLNGQKIFNSETHVVDYVWLAARTDFQAPKHKGVSLFMVDAKSPGITAQGIYTLSGERTNIVFYDNVRVSKRHLLGEPNKGWYYLAAAIDLERFFPISKTLHRLEKMIALAHQPGPSGRRPADDPLLLHRLATLVIEAQAVRGLSFRTAWMQGKGVVPNIEASILKLFLREYNQRVARLGVQMFGLYGQLRKESDLAPLDGELEKAYRGNPVGTITGGTSEIQRNVIATRGLGLPR